DNA from Nitrospira sp.:
AATGCGCTCGGCGGCGGTGAAATTCTTCCGAGGCCGAATCCACCGCAGTCTTCAGGACCAACATGGCAGGAGCCCTCTCAATGTTCGACACGAAGTCCCTTTACGAAATCCACGATCTCCTGCATCGGCGTGGCAGGCCGAAAGAGCATCCGGACCCCGGCTGCTTTCAGCCGCGGCACATCGTCATCTGGAATGATGCCTCCGCCGAACAGCGTCATGTCCGTTGCGCCCTGTTCCTTCAGCAGTTCCAGCACACGGGGAAACAGCGAGTTATGGGCGCCGGAATGGATGCTGAGGCCGATGGCCTGTACGTCTTCCTGGATCGCGGTCGCCACGATCTGTTCCGGGGTTTGATGGAGTCCCGTATAGATGATCTCCACCCCCGCATCGCGGAGCGCACGGGCGACGAGCTTGACGCCCCGGTCATGCCCGTCCAATCCCACCTTGCCGATCAAGACCCGGATGGGTGTCGCCGCTACTGCCATAATTTCACCTCTTCCAGGAAATACTTTCCTTCCGCATCCTTCCTGACATGACCGGCCTGCACCAGCGGATCGTGCTCGAAGATCAACAACCACTGTTCGGCGAAGGCGCGATCCAGCACCCACCGCTTGGTGTCGAGTGTTTGGATCGGGTAGAGGTCGTATCCCATGATGTAGGGCAGGGGCAGGTGCGAGACGGTGGGGATGAGGTCGCCGAGGAAGAAGGCGACCCGCCCTTCCGATTCTACCTTGACGCTCTGGTGAAGGCGCGTATGCCCTGCCGTGACGACTGCGGTAATACCGGGGAGCAACTCCGTATCGCCGCTCAGAAACTCCCACTGATTCAGCTGCGCCACCGGGATGAAATTGTCGCGGCGGTAACTGGCCTTCGTCCGCTCATTGGCGCCGGCTGCGTCTTCGTATTCTCCCCGTTGCACATAGTAGGTCGCGTTGGGAAAGGCCGACCGCAGGCTCCCGCTCCCGTTTCCGGCCGTATTTCCTCCGGCATGGTCGAAGTGCAGGTGCGTGTTGATCACCAGATGAATATCGTCACGACCCAGGCCATGCCCCGTGAGAGACTCCTGCAACGTCGGTGTCCGCTCGACGGCAAACATGTTCCGGAACTTCACATCGTCCTTGTCGCCAAGTCCCGTATCCACCAGAATGTTTTTGCCATGCGCCCGGATCAGCAAGCAGGTCAGGCTGAGCGGAATGCGGTTCAACTCATCCGCCGGACAGCATCGTTCCCATAGGACCTTCGGCACCACCCCGAACATGGCCCCACCGTCCAGCCGAAACCGGCCATCCGTCACGGGATAGATTTCAAACGCCCCGAGCTTCACAGCTTCTCTCCCTCTCGGCGGTGGCGGCCACTATGCCTCCAACTGCGCGCATCCAACGCGCACATCGTTCTCCGCTGGCAAAAATCCATATTGTCGGATGTGCGCGTTGCGCGAGCACGGGAGGCACCTGGTTGCCGCCGCTTACAACACCACCGGTTCGCGATAGGTCCCATAGACTTCTTTCAACGCCGCGCAAATCTCCCCCAACGTCGCCTTGGCCTTCACCGCCTCGATCAAATAGGGCATGACGTTCTGGCTGCAGGCAGCCTCCTCCTGCAGTTCCTCCAGTGCGCCGGCCATCTTGAATGGGTCCCGTGATTTTCTCAGGTCGGACAGTCGCGCAACCTGTTCCTGTTCCACTTCCGGCCCGATCTTCAAGATCGGGATGGAACGTTCCCCCTGCTCCACATGCTCCGTCACGCCGACAATGCTCCGTTCCTTCTGTTCGATTTCACGCTGATACCGTTGCGATGCATCGAGGATCTCCCGTTGCGGAAACCCGCTCTCGATCGCCCGCACCATTCCGCCCATCCCGTCCAGCCTGCGGAAATAGTCCCTCGCCCCTTCCTCCAATCGGTTGGTCAAGGTTTCGACGAAGTAGGACCCGCCCAACGGATCGACGGTGTTGACCGTTTCGCTCTCGGCGGCAATGACCTGTTGCGTCCTGAGGGCGAGCTTCACCGCTTCCTCGGTGGGCAAGGCCAAGGTTTCATCCATCGAGTTGGTGTGGAGCGATTGAGTTCCGCCGAGCACCGCGGCCAGCGCCTGGAGCGTGGTGCGCACGACATTGTTCATCGGCTGCTGAGCGGTGAGGGAACAGCCGGCGGTCTGGGCATGGCAGCGGAGCTGGAGGGAGCGGGGATTCTTGGGATGGTATCGCCGTTCCATTTCACGGGCCCAGAGCCGCCTGGCTGCGCGGAATTTGGCGATCTCCTCGAAGAAATCATTGTGCACGTTGAAGAAGAAAGACAGTTGCGGTGCGAACGAATCCACATCGAGCCCGGCCTTCACCGCCGCGTCTACGTAGGTCAATCCGTCGTAGAGGGTGAACGCGAGTTCCTGGACCGCCGTCGAGCCCGCCTCTCTGATGTGATAGCCGCTGATGCTGATCGGATGCCACTTCGGGACATGGGCGGCACAATGAGCGATCGTATCGACGATCAACTTGATATGCGGTTCCGGCGGGAACAGCCACTCCTTCTGCGCGATATATTCCTTCAGGATATCGTTCTGAATCGTCCCGTCGAGCCGGTCGAACGCGATGCCCCGCTTCTCCGCCACCGCCAGGTACATGGCGAAGATCACCGCTGCCGGCCCGTTGATCGTCATCGATGTGGTGACCTGGTCGAGCGGGATACCGTCGAACAGCCGTTCCATGTCGGCGAGGGATGAGATCGCCACGCCGCAGTACCCCACTTCTCCCCTGGCCCTCGGATCATCCGAGTCGAGCCCCATGAGTGTCGGCAGGTCGAAGGCGACACTGAGTCCGGTCTGGCCCTGGTCCAATAAATACTTGAACCGTTTGTTGGTATCGTCCGCGGAGCCGAATCCGGCGAACTGCCGCATGGTCCAGAGCCTGCTCCGATACATGGTCGGATAGACCCCGCGCGTATAGGGGAAGGAGCCGGGTTCGCCGAGATCTTGCTCGACGGTCCAACCCTTCAAATGGTCGCTGGTATAGACCCGTTCGATGTTCAGGCCCGAGAGGGAGGTGAAGCGAGATTTCCGTTCGTTCATGACAGGCGCCCTCCGCAAGACGAACGAGAAGGTCGGCATCAGGTCACATTCGCGACCGGCC
Protein-coding regions in this window:
- a CDS encoding B12 binding domain of Methylmalonyl-CoA mutase; translation: MAVAATPIRVLIGKVGLDGHDRGVKLVARALRDAGVEIIYTGLHQTPEQIVATAIQEDVQAIGLSIHSGAHNSLFPRVLELLKEQGATDMTLFGGGIIPDDDVPRLKAAGVRMLFRPATPMQEIVDFVKGLRVEH
- a CDS encoding beta-lactamase-like protein, with product MKLGAFEIYPVTDGRFRLDGGAMFGVVPKVLWERCCPADELNRIPLSLTCLLIRAHGKNILVDTGLGDKDDVKFRNMFAVERTPTLQESLTGHGLGRDDIHLVINTHLHFDHAGGNTAGNGSGSLRSAFPNATYYVQRGEYEDAAGANERTKASYRRDNFIPVAQLNQWEFLSGDTELLPGITAVVTAGHTRLHQSVKVESEGRVAFFLGDLIPTVSHLPLPYIMGYDLYPIQTLDTKRWVLDRAFAEQWLLIFEHDPLVQAGHVRKDAEGKYFLEEVKLWQ
- a CDS encoding Methylmalonyl-CoA mutase — protein: MNERKSRFTSLSGLNIERVYTSDHLKGWTVEQDLGEPGSFPYTRGVYPTMYRSRLWTMRQFAGFGSADDTNKRFKYLLDQGQTGLSVAFDLPTLMGLDSDDPRARGEVGYCGVAISSLADMERLFDGIPLDQVTTSMTINGPAAVIFAMYLAVAEKRGIAFDRLDGTIQNDILKEYIAQKEWLFPPEPHIKLIVDTIAHCAAHVPKWHPISISGYHIREAGSTAVQELAFTLYDGLTYVDAAVKAGLDVDSFAPQLSFFFNVHNDFFEEIAKFRAARRLWAREMERRYHPKNPRSLQLRCHAQTAGCSLTAQQPMNNVVRTTLQALAAVLGGTQSLHTNSMDETLALPTEEAVKLALRTQQVIAAESETVNTVDPLGGSYFVETLTNRLEEGARDYFRRLDGMGGMVRAIESGFPQREILDASQRYQREIEQKERSIVGVTEHVEQGERSIPILKIGPEVEQEQVARLSDLRKSRDPFKMAGALEELQEEAACSQNVMPYLIEAVKAKATLGEICAALKEVYGTYREPVVL